A part of Desulfobulbaceae bacterium genomic DNA contains:
- a CDS encoding purine-binding chemotaxis protein CheW, producing MAGEEDDFYDDDEDAQKDKYLTFHLAKEDYGIEIAFVTEIIGIQKITEVPDMPVYIKGVINLRGKVIPVMDVRTKFKLEAREYDERTCIVVVDIDGTSVGLVVDEVSEVIDIPASQVEPAPQTGKGNSSRYLKGMGKIDDEVKILLNVEKLLYEEELEQITTISDTKN from the coding sequence ATTGCAGGTGAGGAGGATGATTTTTATGATGACGATGAAGATGCGCAAAAGGACAAGTATTTAACCTTCCATTTAGCCAAAGAGGACTACGGCATTGAGATTGCCTTTGTGACAGAGATAATTGGTATCCAGAAAATCACTGAGGTGCCGGATATGCCTGTTTATATAAAAGGGGTTATTAATCTGCGGGGTAAGGTTATTCCGGTAATGGATGTTCGGACAAAGTTTAAACTTGAAGCAAGAGAATACGATGAGCGAACTTGCATAGTTGTTGTTGATATTGATGGAACTTCTGTCGGCCTGGTGGTTGACGAGGTAAGTGAGGTTATCGATATCCCAGCCTCTCAGGTCGAACCGGCGCCTCAAACCGGTAAGGGGAACAGCAGCCGCTACCTGAAAGGAATGGGTAAAATTGATGATGAAGTCAAGATCCTGCTGAACGTTGAAAAGCTTCTTTACGAAGAGGAGCTGGAACAGATCACCACCATTAGCGACACAAAAAATTAG
- a CDS encoding HAMP domain-containing protein, with protein MKNIGNLSLALQKEYVPEVAVANNIERFSLLTMYEMRGYGLTEDKQFLERGKANLEEVRKSLDNASDLAEKSVHLVKLKGQVDDVRKGVDTYGKLVEETVAMNTKLDENRKDLDASARQYMTNCNSFLANQNEAMEQDIKSGAGEAALNERLQKITIVNDIIDVGNMTRLAAWRSQAERSPKVIEDAQKNFPIMAQKFKELKAITRLAADLKSIDETEEAANNYRAAMNSLLENWLHLQEIAKERGEAGDQVLTAAQTTAKAGMEGTERIAETAVSSLGTATTIMIFGLIAALFIGVIIAYFITRSITGPISKTVAMLVEMGKGRLDNRLKMQRADEIGTMANTMDQFADTLQHEVVAALQSLAQGDLTFVAKPHDERDVIGNALLKTGEDLNRLVGEINSATEQIASGSSQVSDSSQSLSQGATESAASLEQITSSMTEMGSQTKTNAENATQANTLAAEARNSAEKGNQQMQNMVSAMGEINAAGQSISKIIKVIDEIAFQTNLLALNAAVEAARAGRHGKGFAVVAEEVRNLAARSAKAAKETAELIEGSVEKTKNGTDIATQTAESLNEIVTSVSKVTDLVGEIAAASNEQAEGIAQVNQGLTQIDQVTQTNTASAEEGAAAAEELSSQAEHMKALMSQFKVKGGRQSAAKHRALPSPSARSYGNDDWGGGSSSVKSPKPSEVIALDDSEFGKF; from the coding sequence ATGAAAAATATCGGCAACCTTTCGCTAGCCCTACAGAAAGAATATGTCCCTGAGGTGGCCGTGGCCAACAATATCGAGCGCTTCTCGCTCCTTACCATGTATGAAATGCGCGGCTACGGCTTAACCGAGGATAAACAATTTCTTGAAAGAGGCAAGGCGAATCTGGAAGAAGTCCGAAAATCTCTGGATAATGCCTCAGACCTGGCGGAAAAATCAGTCCACCTGGTGAAGCTGAAGGGGCAAGTCGATGATGTCCGGAAGGGGGTTGATACGTACGGCAAACTGGTTGAAGAGACGGTGGCAATGAATACCAAGCTCGATGAGAACAGAAAAGACCTTGATGCAAGTGCCAGACAGTACATGACCAACTGTAACAGTTTCCTCGCCAATCAGAATGAGGCGATGGAGCAGGATATTAAGTCCGGTGCCGGTGAAGCGGCGCTTAATGAGCGTCTGCAAAAAATCACTATAGTCAACGATATTATTGATGTCGGCAATATGACCAGGCTGGCGGCCTGGCGATCACAGGCAGAGCGTTCTCCCAAGGTAATCGAGGATGCCCAGAAAAATTTCCCGATAATGGCCCAAAAATTCAAAGAACTTAAAGCCATCACCCGTCTTGCTGCTGACCTAAAAAGCATCGATGAGACCGAAGAGGCCGCCAACAATTATCGTGCGGCCATGAACAGCCTCTTGGAGAACTGGCTGCACCTCCAGGAGATTGCCAAAGAACGGGGCGAAGCCGGCGACCAGGTATTAACCGCAGCCCAGACCACCGCCAAAGCAGGAATGGAAGGGACCGAGCGAATTGCCGAAACCGCAGTCTCATCCCTAGGCACAGCTACCACCATCATGATTTTCGGCCTTATCGCCGCCTTGTTTATAGGCGTCATTATTGCCTACTTTATCACCCGCTCCATTACGGGGCCAATCAGTAAGACCGTTGCCATGCTCGTTGAGATGGGCAAGGGCCGCCTGGACAATCGCTTAAAAATGCAACGCGCTGATGAAATCGGTACGATGGCAAATACCATGGACCAGTTTGCCGACACCCTGCAGCATGAAGTGGTAGCAGCCCTGCAATCACTGGCGCAAGGAGACCTTACTTTTGTTGCCAAACCCCATGATGAACGCGATGTCATCGGCAATGCCCTCTTAAAAACCGGCGAAGACCTCAATCGTCTGGTTGGTGAAATAAACTCCGCTACCGAGCAGATCGCCTCCGGTTCTTCTCAAGTCTCTGATTCAAGCCAGTCCTTGTCGCAGGGCGCCACAGAATCTGCCGCCTCACTAGAACAGATCACCTCTTCCATGACTGAAATGGGATCCCAGACCAAGACCAATGCTGAAAATGCCACTCAGGCAAATACCTTGGCCGCCGAAGCCCGTAACTCTGCGGAAAAAGGTAATCAGCAAATGCAGAATATGGTTTCCGCCATGGGCGAAATCAATGCTGCAGGTCAGAGTATCTCCAAAATCATTAAAGTTATTGACGAAATTGCCTTCCAAACCAATCTACTGGCCTTAAATGCTGCTGTTGAGGCAGCTCGGGCTGGTCGTCATGGTAAGGGCTTTGCTGTTGTTGCTGAAGAGGTTAGAAACCTTGCCGCCCGAAGTGCAAAAGCTGCCAAAGAAACAGCCGAACTGATTGAAGGGTCGGTTGAGAAGACCAAAAACGGTACTGACATCGCAACTCAAACGGCTGAGTCATTAAATGAAATAGTCACATCCGTATCGAAGGTAACAGATCTCGTTGGTGAAATTGCAGCTGCCTCAAATGAGCAGGCCGAAGGGATCGCTCAGGTTAACCAGGGACTGACCCAAATTGACCAGGTAACCCAAACAAATACCGCCAGTGCAGAAGAAGGTGCGGCCGCTGCTGAAGAACTTTCCAGCCAGGCTGAGCATATGAAGGCCTTGATGTCACAATTTAAAGTTAAAGGTGGGAGACAGTCTGCCGCTAAACATCGAGCGTTACCATCTCCTTCGGCTAGATCGTATGGCAATGATGATTGGGGAGGAGGCAGTTCTTCCGTCAAATCACCAAAACCATCTGAGGTAATAGCCTTGGATGACTCAGAGTTCGGCAAATTCTAA